Proteins co-encoded in one Hymenobacter swuensis DY53 genomic window:
- a CDS encoding tetratricopeptide repeat-containing sensor histidine kinase: MVLLLLPRLASAQAPGPRWHSALDSLQALERLPQSDSSRVQLLCRISDQLWASDTEAAAAYSRRALALARRTHNRAGEGAALNRLGAALRESNLARALELFQESLRLGRELRDTTLQAQNLRSIGIIYVYLRDRQLGLSYYFEGLRLDSLLGDERRIAVDLSNIGLAYDLYDELDSAAYYQQRAYQLAQRLHASTNYILYGLGNVARKQGHFAEAREYYRRSVVESKRRRHLRSLNFSYLGLAALYQQQQQSDSSIYYARLGAQAARQNGFLRGVLNASVLLTQDFAQRGQLDSAFRYQKLLVTMKDTLFGQEKVMRLQNVDYLERQRAQEAIVAQQAIHNRYQTYGLLVGLAGLGLLLALRLRHGRRMQRTNAALQASLADLKQAQLMLVQREKMAFLGEMTAGVAHELQNPLSFVKRFAEVSTELVDEINGAQQLARDGNLERDILDGLKQNLLNISQHGQRATAIIKGMLEHARTGQAPRELTDLNELARQQLELAYAGTQQQFPGFVAEVRTELEPALPAAAVVAQDLGRVLLNLCTNALYAVRQRQQRAEVGYVPTVTIGSGRLPDGRLHLWVRDNGAGIAPEVLPRIFEPFFTTKPVGEGTGLGLSLSHDIVVNGHQGQLEVTSRPGEGTEFRLTLPAS; this comes from the coding sequence ATGGTGCTGCTACTGCTCCCCCGGCTGGCTTCCGCTCAGGCACCCGGGCCGCGCTGGCATTCGGCGCTCGACAGCCTGCAGGCCCTGGAGCGGCTGCCGCAGTCCGATAGCAGCCGGGTGCAGCTGCTGTGCCGTATCAGCGACCAGCTGTGGGCTTCCGATACGGAGGCTGCTGCCGCGTACTCGCGGCGGGCACTGGCCCTGGCCCGGCGCACCCATAACCGGGCGGGCGAAGGCGCCGCGCTCAACCGCTTGGGCGCAGCCCTGCGCGAAAGTAATCTGGCCCGCGCCCTGGAACTGTTTCAGGAGTCGTTGCGGCTGGGCCGGGAGCTGCGGGATACCACGCTGCAGGCCCAGAATCTGCGCAGCATCGGCATTATCTACGTGTATCTGCGCGACCGGCAGCTGGGGCTGTCATACTACTTTGAGGGCCTGCGGCTGGATAGTCTGCTGGGCGATGAGCGCCGGATTGCCGTGGACCTGAGCAACATCGGGCTGGCGTATGATCTGTACGATGAGCTGGATTCGGCCGCGTACTATCAGCAGCGAGCCTACCAGCTGGCCCAACGGCTGCACGCTTCCACCAACTACATTCTCTACGGCCTGGGCAACGTGGCCCGCAAGCAGGGACACTTCGCGGAAGCCCGGGAATACTACCGTCGCAGCGTGGTCGAGTCGAAGCGACGACGGCACTTGCGCAGCCTCAACTTCTCCTACCTCGGGCTGGCCGCTCTTTACCAGCAGCAACAGCAGTCCGATTCTAGCATTTATTATGCCCGGCTCGGGGCCCAGGCGGCCCGCCAGAACGGATTTCTACGCGGGGTGCTCAACGCCAGTGTGCTGCTGACGCAAGATTTCGCCCAGCGCGGCCAACTAGATAGCGCCTTCCGGTACCAGAAGTTACTGGTGACTATGAAGGACACGTTGTTTGGGCAGGAAAAAGTAATGCGCCTACAGAACGTGGACTACCTAGAGCGGCAGCGCGCCCAGGAAGCCATAGTAGCCCAGCAGGCCATCCACAACCGCTACCAGACCTACGGCCTGCTGGTGGGCCTGGCCGGGTTGGGGCTGCTGCTGGCGCTGCGACTGCGCCACGGCCGCCGGATGCAGCGCACCAACGCCGCCTTGCAGGCCTCATTGGCCGACCTCAAACAGGCCCAACTGATGCTGGTGCAGCGTGAAAAAATGGCTTTTCTGGGCGAAATGACGGCCGGCGTAGCGCACGAGCTGCAAAACCCGCTCAGCTTCGTGAAGCGGTTTGCCGAAGTCAGCACGGAGCTGGTAGACGAAATCAACGGCGCCCAGCAGCTGGCCCGTGACGGCAACCTGGAGCGCGACATCCTCGACGGACTCAAGCAAAACCTGCTCAACATCAGTCAGCACGGGCAGCGGGCCACGGCCATCATCAAGGGCATGCTGGAACATGCCCGCACCGGCCAGGCCCCCCGCGAGCTAACCGACCTCAATGAGCTGGCCCGCCAGCAGCTGGAATTGGCTTACGCGGGCACGCAGCAACAGTTTCCGGGCTTCGTGGCCGAGGTGCGGACGGAGCTGGAACCCGCCCTGCCCGCGGCGGCGGTGGTGGCGCAGGACCTGGGCCGGGTGCTGCTCAACCTCTGCACCAACGCCTTATACGCCGTGCGCCAGCGCCAGCAGCGCGCCGAAGTGGGCTACGTGCCCACCGTGACCATCGGCAGCGGCCGTTTGCCCGATGGCCGCCTGCATCTGTGGGTGCGCGACAACGGCGCCGGCATTGCGCCCGAGGTGTTGCCCCGCATCTTTGAGCCTTTCTTCACCACCAAGCCGGTGGGCGAGGGCACAGGCCTGGGTCTGTCTCTCAGCCACGACATCGTGGTGAACGGCCACCAGGGCCAGCTGGAAGTAACGTCGCGGCCCGGCGAAGGCACCGAGTTTCGGCTGACGCTGCCGGCCAGCTGA
- a CDS encoding TonB-dependent receptor, with amino-acid sequence MKRLLYLFFFLLAGLPVQAQTTTLSGTVRDAAGQPLPGVNVFLKTTFDGASTDSVGRFRFDTPVRGSYVLQASLLGFITTERAVELTGQPLPLTLVLKSEPHALGSVVITAGAFEASDEHRSAALNTRDVQTTAGALADVAAAFNTLPGTTRVGEDGMLFVRGGAASETKTYLDGLPVQNPYNATVAAVPARGRFAPTLFKGTVFSTGGYSALYGQALSGVLLLNSTDLAPETQTGLSATSVFLGASRTKRWERTSLAVTADYTNLTPYTGLLPQNVRWDQAPRGLAISVSLHHRTGQAGMLKVYGTWTSQQFRIGQPSPEPAGTQTVGLRNGNGYLNTTFRSPLRRGWSLQTGLALSRDNQQLRPDSVRLRTLEQAVVGRVVLINDSAATRWNVKVGAEVLAQQVRQQVQPNVAEATVYRPAFSEQRAAGFVESDFQLTNRLAGRVGARTEYSAVLRRWNSAPRVALAYQTSGNSSVSGAYGRFYQNPDNALLLVQPRLRFEQATHAVLTYQYTHDRQLLQVEAYHKTYRHLTRFEGSAPRNPLGYDNGGSGYARGLDVLWRDRKTVKNLEYYISYGFLDTRRQYRHDPVAAVPTFAARHSVSVVGKYWVGGLHTLLGATASYGSPRRYHDLNQPEAGYNQGRLPSYQELSLNASYITRLLGHYTVVHAAVNNVLGRPNVFGYRYATQPAADGQFNRVAIGPTAPRMVFLGVFISINKKSPGDVNERPE; translated from the coding sequence ATGAAACGCCTCCTCTACCTGTTCTTCTTCCTGCTGGCCGGCCTCCCGGTGCAGGCCCAGACCACCACCCTGAGCGGCACCGTGCGCGACGCGGCGGGCCAGCCGCTGCCGGGTGTGAACGTGTTCCTCAAAACCACTTTCGACGGGGCCAGCACCGATTCGGTGGGCCGGTTCCGGTTCGATACCCCGGTACGGGGCAGCTACGTGCTCCAGGCCAGTCTGCTGGGGTTCATTACCACGGAGCGGGCCGTGGAGCTGACCGGGCAGCCGCTGCCGCTCACGCTCGTGCTCAAAAGTGAGCCCCACGCCCTGGGCTCGGTGGTGATTACGGCCGGGGCCTTCGAGGCCAGCGACGAGCACCGCAGCGCCGCCCTCAACACCCGCGACGTGCAAACCACCGCCGGCGCGCTGGCCGATGTGGCCGCCGCGTTCAACACCCTGCCCGGTACTACCCGCGTTGGCGAAGACGGCATGCTGTTCGTGCGGGGCGGGGCGGCGTCGGAAACCAAAACCTACCTGGATGGGCTGCCCGTGCAGAACCCCTACAATGCTACCGTGGCGGCCGTGCCGGCCCGGGGGCGGTTTGCGCCCACGCTGTTCAAAGGCACCGTGTTCAGCACCGGCGGCTACTCGGCGCTGTACGGGCAGGCGCTGTCGGGCGTGCTGCTGCTGAACTCGACGGATCTAGCCCCCGAAACCCAGACCGGCCTTTCGGCTACCTCGGTGTTCCTGGGGGCCTCGCGCACCAAGCGGTGGGAGCGGACCTCCTTGGCCGTTACGGCCGACTACACCAACCTGACGCCCTACACCGGCCTGCTGCCCCAGAACGTGCGCTGGGACCAGGCCCCGCGCGGGCTGGCTATTTCCGTGTCCCTGCATCACCGCACCGGCCAGGCGGGCATGCTGAAAGTGTACGGCACTTGGACCAGTCAGCAGTTCCGGATTGGCCAGCCCAGCCCCGAGCCGGCCGGCACCCAGACGGTGGGGCTGCGCAACGGCAACGGCTACCTCAACACTACCTTCCGGAGCCCGCTGCGCCGGGGCTGGAGCCTGCAGACCGGCCTGGCCCTGAGCCGCGACAACCAGCAGCTACGGCCCGATTCGGTACGGCTGCGCACGCTGGAGCAGGCGGTGGTGGGCCGGGTGGTACTCATCAACGACTCGGCGGCAACCCGCTGGAACGTGAAGGTGGGGGCCGAGGTGCTGGCCCAGCAGGTGCGCCAGCAGGTGCAGCCCAACGTGGCCGAGGCCACTGTGTACCGGCCGGCGTTCAGCGAGCAGCGGGCGGCGGGCTTCGTGGAATCCGACTTTCAGCTCACCAACCGGCTGGCAGGTCGGGTGGGGGCGCGCACCGAGTACTCGGCGGTGCTGCGCCGCTGGAACTCTGCCCCCCGCGTGGCCCTGGCGTATCAGACTTCCGGCAATAGCTCGGTATCGGGCGCCTACGGGCGGTTTTACCAGAACCCCGACAACGCGCTGCTGCTGGTGCAGCCTCGGCTGCGCTTCGAGCAGGCCACCCATGCGGTGCTCACCTACCAGTACACCCACGACCGGCAGCTGCTGCAGGTGGAAGCCTACCACAAAACCTACCGCCACCTCACCCGCTTCGAGGGCTCGGCCCCGCGCAACCCGCTGGGCTACGACAACGGCGGCAGCGGCTACGCCCGGGGCCTGGATGTGCTGTGGCGCGACCGGAAAACGGTGAAAAATCTGGAGTACTATATCAGCTACGGCTTCCTGGATACCCGCCGCCAGTACCGCCACGACCCGGTGGCGGCCGTGCCCACCTTCGCGGCCCGGCACAGCGTATCGGTGGTGGGCAAGTACTGGGTAGGCGGGCTGCACACGCTGCTGGGGGCCACGGCCAGCTACGGCAGCCCCCGCCGCTACCACGACCTAAACCAGCCCGAGGCCGGCTATAACCAGGGCCGCCTGCCCAGCTACCAGGAGCTGAGCCTGAACGCCAGCTACATCACGCGCCTGCTGGGGCACTACACGGTGGTGCATGCAGCCGTGAACAACGTGCTGGGCCGCCCGAACGTGTTCGGCTACCGCTACGCCACCCAACCCGCCGCCGATGGGCAGTTCAACCGCGTGGCCATCGGCCCCACCGCGCCGCGCATGGTGTTTCTGGGCGTGTTCATCTCCATCAATAAGAAGTCGCCGGGTGATGTGAACGAGCGGCCGGAATAG
- a CDS encoding phosphodiester glycosidase family protein: protein MEPRRLALYWRDEKGKPLRSLARLREWLASKQQRLVFAANGGMYRMGNVPVGLYIENGRLRTPLDTGSGRGNFYLRPNGVFFLTTGGRAVIQPTTAFRSGPQIRYATQSGPMLVVEGRIHPAFQAGSRNLNVRNGVGVLPDGRVLLVMSKEPVNLCDFARYFQRRGCRNALCLDGFVSRTYLPARQWEQLDGDFGVMIAVTEPVRE, encoded by the coding sequence GTGGAGCCGCGTCGGCTGGCCCTGTACTGGCGGGATGAGAAAGGAAAGCCGTTGCGCAGCCTTGCCCGTTTGCGCGAGTGGCTCGCCAGCAAACAGCAGCGGCTGGTATTCGCCGCCAATGGCGGCATGTACCGCATGGGTAACGTGCCGGTCGGACTGTACATTGAAAATGGCCGACTACGTACTCCTTTGGATACGGGGAGCGGCCGCGGCAACTTCTACCTGCGGCCCAACGGCGTATTTTTTCTCACTACCGGTGGCCGGGCGGTTATCCAGCCCACTACCGCTTTCCGGTCTGGCCCGCAGATACGCTACGCCACGCAGTCGGGGCCGATGTTGGTAGTGGAGGGCCGGATTCATCCGGCCTTTCAGGCCGGTTCCCGCAACCTGAACGTGCGTAATGGCGTGGGCGTGCTGCCGGATGGCCGGGTACTGCTGGTTATGTCGAAAGAGCCGGTAAATCTGTGCGATTTTGCCCGCTACTTCCAGCGGCGGGGCTGCCGCAACGCGCTGTGTCTGGATGGCTTCGTGTCCCGGACGTACCTGCCGGCCCGGCAGTGGGAGCAGTTGGACGGAGACTTTGGGGTGATGATTGCCGTGACGGAGCCAGTGAGGGAATAA